The Actinocorallia herbida DNA window CACCGGGGACCTCGGCCTCCAGGACGGCGACGGCTTCCTCAAGCTCGTCGACCGCAGCAAGGACCTCGTCATCTCCGGCGGCATCAACGTCTACCCCGCCGAACTGGAGAAGGCGCTCGCGGGCGTCCCCGGTGTCCTCGACCTCGCCGTCATCGGCGTCCCCGACGAGCGCTGGGGCGAGGTCCCGATCGTCGTCTTCCACACCGAGAAGGACGCCGCCGAGACCGCCGCTCTGCTCGCCGAGCGTTCGAGCGGCAACCTGGCGCGCTTCAAGCAGCCCAAGCACGCCGTCGCCCTGGGCGAACCGCTCCCGCGCACCTTCTCCGGCAAGCTCGCCAAGAACGTGCTGCGCGAGCGCATCCCCGCCACCCCGTCCGACGCCCTGCCCCTCGACCGCTGACTCGCACACCCCGATGGGAAGCACGATGACTCGCACCCTCGCCAACTTCATCGACGGCCGGTTCACCGCGGACCCAGGCCCCGTCCTCACCTTCGACGACCCCTCCACCGGGGAGCCCCTGGGCACCGTCCCCGACAGCGGCGCGGCCGAGATCGACCAGGCCGTGGCCGCGGCCCGCCGCGCCTTCGCCGAAGGCCCCTGGCCCCGGATGACCGTGGCGGAGCGGGCGGACGTCCTCCGCTCGATCGCCGGGGTGCTGGAGTCCCGGTTCCCCGACCTGGCGGCCGCGCTCGTCGCCGACACCGGCAGCACCGTCCGGCTCGGCCCGATCCTCCAGGCGGGCAGCCCGATCGCGCACCTGCGCGACTTCGCCGGGATGGCGCCGCTGCTGGAGCGCCCGGTCTCCCACCCCGTCGACACCTTCCCCGGCTTCGGCCAGTGGGAGCTGCACCGCGAGCCCGTCGGTGTGGTAGGCGCGTTCACGCCGTACAACTTCCCGCTGTTCATGGCCGTCTGGAAGGCCGCGCCCGCGCTGCTCGCGGGCAACACGATCGTGCTCAAGCCCTCGCCGCTCACCCCCGTCGGCCTGGACGAGCTGGCCTCGGCCGCGGCCGAGGCGGGCCTGCCGGAAGGCGTCCTGAACATCGTGCACGGCGACCGGGCCGCGGGCGAGGCGCTCGCCGCGCACCCGGACGTCGATCTGCTCAGCTTCACCGGCAGCACCGCCGTCGGGCGGCAGATCATGGCCGCCGCCGCGGCGAACCTCACCGACGTGGTCATGGAGCTGGGCGGCAAGTCGCCCGCGATCGTCCTCCCGGACGCCGACGCCGAACTCGCCGTGCGCGGCACCCTCTACAGCAGCATGATGCACTCCGGGCAGGCGTGCGTGGCCACGACCCGGATGCTCGTGCCCGAGTCCCGGTACGCGGAGTTCTGCGCGCTGCTGGCCGAGCGGGCGGGCGCGCTGGTGCTCGGTCCGGCGACCGACCCGGCGAGCGATGTCGGCCCGGTGGTCAGCGCCGCCGCGCGCGACCGGATCGAGAAGCAGATAGCGGCGGCCGTCGAGCAGGGCGCGCGCGTGCTGGTCGGCGGCGAGCTGCCGGCCGGGCTGCCCGAGGGCGGCCACTACGTCGCCCCGACCGTGCTGGTCGACCTCGACAACACCAACGTCGGGGCCCGCGAGGAGTTCTTCGGCCCCGTCCTGGTGGTGCTGAGCTACCGCGACATCGACGACGCCGTCGCCCAGGCCAACGACTCGCAGTACGGCCTGGCCGCCTCCGTCTGGGGCACCGACCTGCGCCGGGCCCGCGAGGTCGCCTCCCGCATCGAGAGCGGCCTCACCTGGATCAACGAGGCGGGGGCCGCCGACGTCGCCCGCACCCCCCTGGCCGGCCGCAAGAACAGCGGGGTCGGCGCGGAACTCGGCCCCGACGGCCTGTTCGCCTACACCCGCGTCAAGAGCCTCTACACCGGCCTCGACACCGACCCGGCCACCCGCGCCTATCCCCTGGTGGGCTCCCGGTGGCCGTGACCCGCGCAGTACCCCCACCAAGAGCCATCAGTCTGACCTCACCCTAAGGACGGCCATGAGCACGAACCCCCCGCGTGACTCCTCCGACCCCGGCATCCAGACCGACTTCGACATCCACGACCCGGCGATCGCCGACACCGTCTACGCCGAGTACGACAAGCTCCGCTCGGCCTGCCCCGTCGCCCACTCGTCCGCCTACGGCGGCCACTGGGTGCTCACCGGCTACGACGACATCCAGGCGGTCTGCCGGGACGCCGAGACCTTCTCCAGCGTGAGCGTCAACGTTCCGCCGTCCATCGGGCAGGACGGCCAGATGATCCCGCTGGAGACCGACCCGCCGGACCACACCGGCTACCGGCAGATCCTCACGCCGGTCTTCTCGCCCCGCCGGATGGCGGCGCTGGAGGAGCGGATCCGCGAGATCGTCGCCGAGCTCCTCGACGCGATGGAAGGACGGGCGAAGGTCGATTTCGTGGCGGCCTTCGCCAAGGAACTGCCCACCCGCGTCTTCCTGGCCCTCATGGGCTGGCCCCTGGAGGACGCGGCCCGCTTCCACACCTGGGTCGACACGATCGTCGTCGGCGTCCCCGGCGGCACCGAAGAGGAGTCGATGGCCGCGCGCGGCGAGGCGGCCATGGCGGTGTACGGCTACTTCTCCCAGATGATCGACGCGCGGGCCGCCGACCCCGTCGAGCGCGACGACGTCACCGGGCTTCTGCTGCACGGCACGTTCGGCGACCGCGAGCTGACCCGGCACGAGATGCTCAACATGCTGTTCGTGCTGCTCATCGGCGGGCTGCACACGGTCGTCGGGCAGCTCGCGCACAGCGCGATCTTCTTCGCCGAGAACCCGGACAAGCGGCGCGAACTCGTCGCGGACCCGGGCCTGGTGAACACCGCGGTCGAGGAGATGCTGCGCTGGGAGTCGGCGGTCGCGCCGGCCCGCGTCGTCACCCGCGACACCGTCGTGGGCGGGGTGCGGATGAGCGCGGGCGACAGGGTGCTCATCCCGCTCGGCGCGGCGGGCCGCGACCCCGCGAAGTTCCCGGGCGCGGACGAGGTGGACCTCGCCCGCGAGCCCAACCCCCACCTGGCGTTCGGCGCGGGGCGACACCGCTGCCTCGGCTCCCACCTGGCCCGCGTGGAGCTGCGGGTCGCGTTCGCCGAACTGCACCGGAGGTTCCCCGACTACCGGCTCGACCCGGCCGACCCGCCCGTCCGACACCTCAGCCAGGTCAAGGGCGTCGTCCGGCTGCCCCTGCTCCTCGGCGTCTCCGCCTAGCCACCCCGTATCGAGAGGAACAATGACATGAAGTCGAAAGCAGCGGTCCTGTGGGAGTCCCCCGGCCAGTGGGACGTCATCGAGGTCGACGTCGACGAGCCCCGGGCGCACGAGGTCCTCGTCAAGTTCGCCGCGGCGGGCCTGTGCCACTCCGACGACCACGTGGCCAAGGGCGACGTCCCGGCAGGCCACCTGCCCTACTGCGGCGGGCACGAGGGCGCGGGCGTCGTCGTCTCCGTCGGGCCGGGAGTCCGCGACCTGGAGGTGGGCGACCACGTCGTCGCGGCCTTCATTCCGGGCTGCGGCAGGTGCCGGTGGTGCGCGAGCGGGCAGCAGAACCTGTGCGACAACGGCGCGTTCATGATGCTCGGCACCCAGCTCGACGGCACGTT harbors:
- a CDS encoding aldehyde dehydrogenase family protein, which produces MTRTLANFIDGRFTADPGPVLTFDDPSTGEPLGTVPDSGAAEIDQAVAAARRAFAEGPWPRMTVAERADVLRSIAGVLESRFPDLAAALVADTGSTVRLGPILQAGSPIAHLRDFAGMAPLLERPVSHPVDTFPGFGQWELHREPVGVVGAFTPYNFPLFMAVWKAAPALLAGNTIVLKPSPLTPVGLDELASAAAEAGLPEGVLNIVHGDRAAGEALAAHPDVDLLSFTGSTAVGRQIMAAAAANLTDVVMELGGKSPAIVLPDADAELAVRGTLYSSMMHSGQACVATTRMLVPESRYAEFCALLAERAGALVLGPATDPASDVGPVVSAAARDRIEKQIAAAVEQGARVLVGGELPAGLPEGGHYVAPTVLVDLDNTNVGAREEFFGPVLVVLSYRDIDDAVAQANDSQYGLAASVWGTDLRRAREVASRIESGLTWINEAGAADVARTPLAGRKNSGVGAELGPDGLFAYTRVKSLYTGLDTDPATRAYPLVGSRWP
- a CDS encoding cytochrome P450, which codes for MSTNPPRDSSDPGIQTDFDIHDPAIADTVYAEYDKLRSACPVAHSSAYGGHWVLTGYDDIQAVCRDAETFSSVSVNVPPSIGQDGQMIPLETDPPDHTGYRQILTPVFSPRRMAALEERIREIVAELLDAMEGRAKVDFVAAFAKELPTRVFLALMGWPLEDAARFHTWVDTIVVGVPGGTEEESMAARGEAAMAVYGYFSQMIDARAADPVERDDVTGLLLHGTFGDRELTRHEMLNMLFVLLIGGLHTVVGQLAHSAIFFAENPDKRRELVADPGLVNTAVEEMLRWESAVAPARVVTRDTVVGGVRMSAGDRVLIPLGAAGRDPAKFPGADEVDLAREPNPHLAFGAGRHRCLGSHLARVELRVAFAELHRRFPDYRLDPADPPVRHLSQVKGVVRLPLLLGVSA